In Streptomyces longhuiensis, the following proteins share a genomic window:
- a CDS encoding NAD(P)H-dependent flavin oxidoreductase: MLHTRFTEMFGIAYPVMAAPMSLHSGGTLAAAVSAAGGIGSFGGTHPWKGPDWIRAQIATIRATTDRPFGVGFITPFLSFSEPHFNAALEERPEIIALSFANPQPWLARAKDAGARVMCQVQTYDDAETAVAAGTDVLVVQGTEAGGHTGTMGLLPFLAGIVRRYPDVPVLAAGGIADGRTLAAVLTAGADGAWLGTAFLATPEAVEVHDVHKRLIVESDGGDTVWTRTYDIASGLPWPATIGTRVHRNRFTDEWSGREATLRDRKEEFAPDEDSNPFEATPDPDTSEILYGQSATFVDAVRPAADVVRTISEEAEAILASRPPSLLR, from the coding sequence GTGTTGCATACCCGATTCACCGAAATGTTCGGTATCGCCTACCCGGTGATGGCAGCTCCCATGAGCTTGCACAGCGGCGGGACTCTCGCCGCCGCGGTTTCCGCCGCCGGAGGGATCGGCTCCTTCGGGGGTACGCATCCCTGGAAGGGACCTGACTGGATCCGCGCGCAGATCGCGACCATTCGCGCCACGACGGACCGACCGTTCGGGGTCGGCTTCATCACGCCGTTCCTCTCATTCAGCGAGCCGCATTTCAACGCCGCGCTGGAGGAGCGACCAGAGATCATCGCGCTGTCGTTCGCCAACCCCCAGCCGTGGCTTGCTCGCGCCAAGGACGCGGGAGCCCGGGTGATGTGCCAAGTCCAGACCTACGACGACGCGGAGACGGCTGTCGCCGCGGGCACCGATGTCCTCGTTGTGCAGGGCACCGAGGCCGGTGGCCACACCGGAACGATGGGCCTGCTGCCGTTCCTGGCCGGGATCGTAAGACGTTATCCGGACGTACCGGTACTGGCCGCAGGGGGCATTGCCGACGGCCGAACACTCGCGGCGGTCCTCACCGCCGGCGCGGACGGCGCCTGGCTGGGCACGGCGTTTCTCGCCACGCCAGAGGCAGTCGAGGTACACGACGTCCACAAGCGCCTGATCGTCGAGAGCGATGGCGGCGACACCGTATGGACGCGGACCTACGACATCGCGTCGGGGCTGCCCTGGCCGGCGACCATCGGTACACGCGTCCACCGCAATCGGTTCACCGATGAGTGGTCAGGACGCGAGGCAACACTGCGGGACCGCAAAGAGGAGTTCGCGCCCGATGAAGACAGCAACCCCTTCGAGGCCACACCCGACCCCGACACGAGCGAGATCCTCTACGGCCAGTCGGCGACCTTCGTCGACGCCGTCCGCCCTGCCGCGGACGTGGTCCGGACGATCAGTGAAGAGGCCGAGGCAATCCTGGCCTCGCGGCCTCCGTCACTGCTGCGCTGA
- a CDS encoding alpha/beta fold hydrolase, producing MGPDLTRRRVIATGAAAAASAALLTPSSATAATGSRPAPGAKPTIVLVHGGYADSSCWNGVIRELQGKGYTTIAGSNPLRGIPTDAPYIGSLLDSISGPVVLVAHSMGGTVITNAAAGKSNVKALVYIAAFAPDVGETQGELIGKFPGSEVLPVSVPVPYTKPDGTTGTDLYLSKDGQAAFAADVSTADFRLLQATQRPFDADSFTYPTRAAAWRTIPSWGLVAGRDKAIPPAAERWMYSRANFRKVVEVPTSSHVVMISHPKTTARLIEEAARAST from the coding sequence ATGGGACCGGACCTCACCCGCCGAAGAGTCATCGCCACCGGCGCCGCCGCCGCGGCATCGGCCGCGCTCCTCACCCCGAGCAGCGCCACGGCCGCCACCGGCAGCCGCCCCGCGCCGGGCGCCAAGCCGACCATCGTGCTGGTCCACGGCGGCTACGCCGACTCGTCGTGCTGGAACGGAGTCATCCGGGAGCTCCAGGGCAAGGGCTACACCACGATCGCAGGATCGAACCCGCTGCGGGGCATCCCCACCGACGCCCCGTACATCGGGAGCCTGCTGGACTCCATCAGCGGGCCGGTCGTGCTGGTCGCACATTCCATGGGTGGAACCGTCATCACGAATGCCGCTGCCGGGAAGAGCAACGTCAAAGCGCTGGTCTACATCGCGGCGTTCGCACCCGATGTGGGCGAGACCCAGGGCGAACTCATCGGCAAGTTCCCGGGCAGCGAGGTCCTGCCCGTGAGCGTGCCGGTCCCGTACACCAAGCCCGACGGCACCACCGGAACCGACCTCTACCTGAGCAAGGACGGCCAAGCGGCCTTCGCCGCCGACGTGTCCACAGCTGACTTCCGACTCCTGCAGGCCACCCAGCGGCCCTTCGACGCGGACTCCTTCACCTACCCGACCAGGGCCGCCGCGTGGCGGACGATCCCCTCGTGGGGGCTGGTCGCCGGCCGGGACAAGGCGATCCCGCCCGCAGCCGAACGCTGGATGTACAGCCGAGCAAACTTCCGCAAGGTCGTCGAAGTGCCGACCTCGTCCCACGTCGTGATGATCAGTCACCCGAAGACCACCGCAAGGCTGATCGAGGAAGCCGCCAGAGCCAGCACGTGA
- a CDS encoding IS5 family transposase (programmed frameshift): protein MGKRQSRPWIVSDELWSLIEPLLPKPGPKLVEGRPRVPDRQALCGILFVLHTGIQWEYLPQELGFGSGMTCWRRLAAWNEAGVWDQLHAVLLKELRSKNQLDWSRAVIDSSHVRAARPGPKSGPSPVDRARPGSKHHVITDGQGIPLAVSLTGGNRNDVTQLLPLLDKIPAVGGVVGRPRHRPDLLFADRGYDHDKYRRMVRARGIRPVIAERGQPHGTGLGVFRWVVERTISWLHGFRRLRIRWERRDDIHEAFLGLATCLITHRHVQRLC from the exons ATGGGGAAGCGTCAGTCGCGGCCGTGGATCGTGTCGGACGAACTGTGGTCGCTCATCGAGCCGTTACTGCCCAAGCCGGGCCCGAAGCTGGTCGAGGGCCGCCCGCGGGTGCCGGATCGGCAAGCGTTGTGCGGGATCCTGTTCGTCCTGCATACCGGCATCCAATGGGAGTACCTGCCTCAGGAGTTGGGCTTCGGGTCAGGCATGACCTGCTGGCGGCGTCTGGCCGCCTGGAACGAGGCCGGCGTGTGGGACCAACTCCACGCGGTGCTGCTGAAGGAACTGCGGTCGAAGAACCAGCTGGACTGGTCGAGGGCGGTGATCGACTCTTCCCACGTCCGGGCGGCCCGGC CGGGGCCCAAAAGCGGTCCCAGCCCGGTCGACCGCGCACGTCCGGGCAGCAAGCACCATGTCATCACCGATGGGCAGGGCATCCCACTCGCGGTGTCGCTGACCGGTGGAAACCGCAATGACGTCACGCAGTTGCTGCCCCTGCTCGACAAGATCCCCGCCGTCGGCGGCGTCGTCGGCCGGCCACGGCATCGACCCGACCTGCTCTTTGCTGACCGCGGCTACGACCACGACAAGTACCGGCGTATGGTGCGGGCACGTGGCATCCGCCCCGTGATCGCCGAACGCGGCCAGCCGCACGGCACCGGTCTAGGCGTCTTTCGTTGGGTCGTCGAGCGGACGATCTCCTGGCTGCACGGCTTCCGCCGCTTACGCATCCGCTGGGAAAGGCGCGACGACATCCATGAAGCCTTCCTCGGACTCGCCACCTGCCTCATCACCCACCGTCACGTCCAACGCCTTTGTTAG
- a CDS encoding DUF4365 domain-containing protein: MAVNEVRSLLERHGHIVQEIDGGNDHGEDLHITFVENGLRTEDSLTVQVKGGISTRTRRGHRVPVGDHGDNWRDGSLPVLCVVHDPERGGLFWAHATRQLRRGKALRKKVKSIVVSRESVLDDASLDAFVQVMRCYLAREREGVGKWADMANVEFAPDDIVKPFENEVHEPMVFWQRRGEPYAVLLHHDLDWEPVRIQEGMLHFEPIPWVGNVILDIAEAHWLMGCFKSTEWWRRPIDHRDSAGPPQSSNQP, translated from the coding sequence ATGGCAGTGAATGAGGTGCGTTCGCTGCTGGAACGACACGGCCACATCGTGCAGGAGATAGACGGCGGCAACGACCACGGCGAGGATCTGCACATCACCTTCGTCGAGAACGGACTGCGTACGGAGGATTCCCTGACCGTGCAGGTGAAGGGAGGCATCTCGACCCGAACCAGACGCGGGCACCGCGTACCGGTCGGCGATCACGGGGACAACTGGCGCGATGGCAGCCTTCCCGTTCTCTGCGTGGTCCACGATCCCGAGCGCGGCGGGCTTTTCTGGGCTCATGCGACTCGTCAGCTCCGCCGGGGCAAGGCGCTACGCAAGAAAGTGAAATCGATCGTCGTCTCCCGGGAATCCGTACTTGACGACGCGAGCCTTGATGCGTTCGTACAGGTCATGCGGTGCTATCTAGCACGGGAACGCGAGGGAGTCGGCAAGTGGGCGGACATGGCGAACGTGGAGTTCGCTCCGGACGACATCGTCAAACCCTTCGAGAACGAAGTCCACGAACCCATGGTCTTCTGGCAGCGTCGCGGTGAGCCGTATGCGGTCCTCCTGCACCACGACCTGGATTGGGAGCCGGTGCGCATCCAGGAGGGGATGCTCCATTTCGAGCCAATCCCGTGGGTCGGCAACGTCATCCTTGACATCGCGGAAGCGCATTGGCTGATGGGCTGTTTCAAATCTACGGAATGGTGGCGACGGCCAATCGACCACCGCGACTCCGCTGGGCCCCCACAGTCCTCCAACCAGCCGTGA
- a CDS encoding DUF6308 family protein produces the protein MKWLRVLPADPPDLEPMVSLPDPPHPFTERLRALVTAAGSVADLRRYFGMDRPPGAAAFTGARFEALGGGGDHPAVADTVTAEDLIAVQTLSVTVPAAAALDLLEGHAGTQLSTLLRAIPRDLDMADATEADLDPDSPAHKAWDLLRDQPGIGWVTAGKLLARKRPRLLPVYDRVVRCAVGRPRSFWHAMHSALRADDYALRHELLILKQAAGLPEAVSVLRVCDVVVWMRHHTDHQDVGCTWD, from the coding sequence ATGAAGTGGCTCCGAGTACTGCCTGCCGACCCGCCTGATCTGGAGCCCATGGTGTCCTTGCCCGATCCTCCCCATCCTTTTACCGAACGGCTCCGTGCTCTTGTCACCGCCGCGGGCTCCGTCGCGGACCTGCGCCGTTACTTCGGCATGGACCGACCTCCAGGGGCCGCTGCTTTCACAGGAGCCCGATTCGAGGCCCTGGGCGGTGGAGGCGACCACCCAGCAGTCGCCGACACGGTCACTGCTGAGGACCTCATCGCAGTGCAGACCCTGTCAGTCACCGTTCCCGCGGCTGCCGCATTAGATCTTCTGGAAGGCCACGCTGGGACACAGCTTTCCACGCTGCTTCGTGCCATTCCCCGGGACCTGGACATGGCCGACGCCACGGAAGCCGACCTGGATCCGGACTCGCCGGCACACAAGGCATGGGACCTACTCCGTGACCAGCCAGGCATCGGATGGGTCACCGCCGGTAAACTCCTCGCTCGCAAGCGACCCCGGCTACTGCCCGTCTACGACCGCGTCGTGCGCTGCGCCGTTGGCCGGCCACGCTCCTTCTGGCACGCCATGCACAGCGCCTTACGCGCCGACGACTACGCCCTCCGACATGAGCTGCTCATCCTGAAGCAGGCTGCCGGACTACCCGAGGCGGTCAGCGTGCTGCGGGTTTGCGATGTCGTGGTCTGGATGCGGCATCACACCGATCACCAAGACGTCGGCTGCACCTGGGACTGA
- a CDS encoding alpha/beta fold hydrolase, with product MATIRNIVLVHGGFVDGSGWQGVHEHLTADGYRVAVVQNPTQSLAGDVAATHQILDSLDGPAVLVGHSYGGVVITEAGTHPNVAALAYITAFAPDKGESVSSLIADPPPGAPVPPILPPRDGFLFLDRDKFAASFAADVPEKLAAFMADSQVPWGVEALEGAVSEPAWQTKPSWYLVAADDHMIPPPAQRAMSERAGATVSETPGSHAVYVSRPAVVAAVIAQAAQGLNGQA from the coding sequence ATGGCAACCATCAGGAACATCGTGCTCGTCCACGGCGGTTTCGTGGACGGATCAGGCTGGCAGGGCGTGCACGAGCACCTCACCGCCGACGGCTACCGGGTGGCTGTCGTACAGAACCCGACTCAGTCCCTGGCCGGTGACGTAGCCGCCACCCACCAGATCCTCGACAGCCTCGACGGTCCCGCCGTGCTGGTCGGGCACTCCTACGGCGGGGTCGTCATCACCGAAGCGGGCACTCACCCCAACGTCGCGGCCCTCGCCTACATCACCGCGTTCGCACCGGACAAGGGCGAGTCGGTCAGCTCCCTGATCGCCGACCCGCCGCCCGGCGCGCCGGTCCCGCCGATCCTGCCGCCGAGGGACGGGTTCCTGTTCCTGGACCGGGACAAGTTCGCGGCGTCCTTCGCCGCTGACGTTCCCGAGAAGCTGGCCGCGTTCATGGCGGACTCCCAGGTCCCCTGGGGCGTCGAGGCCCTGGAAGGGGCCGTCTCCGAGCCGGCCTGGCAGACCAAGCCGTCGTGGTACCTGGTCGCAGCCGACGACCACATGATCCCGCCGCCCGCCCAGCGCGCCATGTCCGAGCGCGCCGGGGCGACCGTGAGCGAGACCCCCGGCAGCCACGCCGTCTACGTCTCCCGCCCGGCCGTCGTTGCCGCGGTCATCGCCCAGGCCGCCCAGGGACTCAACGGCCAGGCGTAG
- a CDS encoding DUF1963 domain-containing protein, producing the protein MAQSFAGPPFDLDDLIPELAALGRRTTLLLPKSGSPSVQESSLGGPMLWPVDEPWPSCGQPGHWAWPNEKSPAGTIPMVPVIQLFARDVPELQFPEGMDVLQLVWCPLIHPQDPAGAALPKLYWRSGTNVLATGVLRDIPAPQESEYEEEFMPSPCTVSPTSVREYPNWDLPQELRQTLQPRIDELEERFGMEYTRLACALQNKVGGYPAWNQSPDWPACQRGHHMEHLLSVTPEEDLDMVMGDLGGIYVFLCRQCPELPYAHRYDC; encoded by the coding sequence GTGGCGCAGAGTTTTGCAGGTCCACCGTTCGACCTGGATGACCTGATCCCCGAGCTCGCGGCTCTCGGCCGGCGGACGACGCTGTTGTTGCCGAAGAGCGGGTCTCCCAGCGTCCAGGAGAGTTCTCTTGGCGGCCCCATGCTCTGGCCGGTTGACGAGCCTTGGCCCTCCTGCGGACAACCGGGACACTGGGCATGGCCCAACGAGAAGAGCCCGGCCGGGACGATCCCCATGGTGCCGGTGATACAGCTCTTCGCACGCGACGTACCCGAGCTTCAGTTCCCGGAAGGCATGGACGTACTCCAGCTGGTCTGGTGCCCGTTGATCCACCCTCAAGACCCGGCCGGCGCCGCACTGCCGAAGCTCTACTGGCGCAGCGGGACGAACGTGCTCGCCACCGGCGTGCTCCGGGACATCCCCGCCCCGCAGGAGAGTGAGTACGAAGAAGAGTTCATGCCCAGTCCGTGCACAGTGTCCCCCACCTCGGTGAGGGAGTACCCGAACTGGGACCTGCCGCAGGAGCTTCGACAGACCTTGCAGCCCCGTATCGACGAGCTCGAAGAGCGCTTCGGTATGGAATACACGCGGTTGGCGTGTGCGCTGCAGAACAAGGTCGGGGGGTATCCAGCCTGGAACCAGTCGCCCGACTGGCCAGCCTGCCAGCGCGGCCACCACATGGAGCACCTGCTCAGCGTCACCCCTGAGGAAGATCTCGACATGGTCATGGGTGACCTCGGAGGTATCTATGTCTTCCTCTGCCGCCAGTGTCCCGAACTCCCCTACGCGCACCGCTACGACTGCTAG
- a CDS encoding dihydrofolate reductase family protein has translation MDQLLRVMNFNVSSDGIGAGEHQSLERPFGYDHPERLFAWAGATASWPMRTDAGGSRGLDDYFTRDFARNIGAEIMGRNKFGPQRGPWTDHEWLGWWGEEPPFRTPVFVMTHHMRPSFTLSDTTFHFVDSDAATVLERAREAAQGKDVRLGGGVTTIRQFLDADLVDTMHVAVSPVKLGSGLRLWESPDELLDRFHLEVVPSPSGVTHHLFWRR, from the coding sequence GTGGATCAACTGCTGAGAGTCATGAACTTCAACGTCTCGAGTGATGGAATCGGTGCCGGTGAGCACCAGAGTCTCGAGCGGCCGTTCGGCTATGACCATCCCGAGAGGCTGTTCGCATGGGCCGGGGCCACGGCGAGCTGGCCCATGCGCACGGATGCCGGGGGGAGTCGGGGTCTCGACGACTACTTCACGCGGGACTTCGCGCGCAACATCGGCGCCGAGATCATGGGTCGCAACAAGTTCGGACCCCAGCGCGGGCCCTGGACGGACCATGAATGGCTCGGCTGGTGGGGGGAGGAGCCCCCGTTCCGCACTCCGGTGTTCGTCATGACCCACCACATGCGTCCGTCGTTCACGCTGTCGGACACCACGTTCCACTTCGTCGACAGCGATGCGGCCACGGTCCTCGAACGGGCACGGGAAGCGGCACAGGGCAAGGATGTCCGGCTCGGCGGCGGGGTCACCACCATCCGGCAGTTCCTCGACGCCGACCTCGTCGACACCATGCATGTGGCGGTCTCGCCAGTAAAGCTCGGGTCCGGACTACGGCTGTGGGAGTCGCCCGATGAGCTCCTCGACCGGTTTCACCTGGAGGTCGTGCCCAGCCCGAGCGGCGTGACGCACCACCTGTTCTGGCGAAGGTGA
- a CDS encoding transposase: MAGVITASAPSWIGPFTGLSPRQFGNLVTVLRREGADVVRKGRPWSLPLEDRALLIAVYWRTNLTMRQLAPLFGVSKSAAGRIIERLGPMLALQPRKRFATDTVLIVDGTLVPTRDHTVAEQSKNYRYSTNHQVVIDADTRLVVVVGRPLAGNRNDCKAWEESGAKAAVGTTMTIADGGYPGTGLVMPHRRRKGEDLPDWKQEHNKSHKQVRARVEHVFARMKTWKILRDCRLKGDGVHYAMHGIARLHNLTLAG, translated from the coding sequence GTGGCTGGTGTGATCACGGCGTCGGCGCCGTCCTGGATAGGTCCGTTTACCGGGCTGAGCCCGCGACAGTTCGGGAACCTGGTGACCGTACTGCGGCGTGAGGGTGCGGATGTGGTTCGCAAGGGCCGGCCGTGGAGCCTTCCGTTGGAGGACCGGGCACTCCTTATCGCGGTGTACTGGCGCACGAACTTGACGATGCGCCAGCTCGCCCCGCTGTTCGGGGTGTCCAAGTCGGCCGCAGGCCGCATCATCGAACGCCTCGGGCCGATGCTCGCGCTCCAACCCCGCAAACGGTTCGCCACGGACACCGTGCTCATTGTGGATGGCACTCTGGTCCCCACCCGCGACCACACCGTGGCCGAGCAGTCCAAGAACTACAGGTACTCCACGAACCACCAGGTCGTCATCGATGCCGACACCCGCTTGGTCGTCGTCGTGGGTCGGCCTCTCGCCGGAAACCGCAACGACTGCAAGGCATGGGAGGAATCTGGCGCCAAAGCTGCCGTCGGCACGACCATGACAATCGCCGACGGCGGCTATCCCGGCACCGGGCTCGTCATGCCCCACCGCCGACGCAAGGGCGAAGATTTGCCCGACTGGAAACAGGAACACAACAAGTCCCACAAGCAAGTCCGCGCCCGTGTCGAGCACGTCTTCGCCCGCATGAAGACCTGGAAGATCCTCCGCGACTGCCGCCTCAAAGGGGACGGCGTCCACTACGCCATGCACGGCATCGCACGCCTGCACAATCTCACGCTCGCCGGATAG
- a CDS encoding TerD family protein yields MLLGQRVAYELWAQCSLHVIAFTFAGADADLTLFLTGPDGRVSDDQDFVFYNQPSAANGAPRLLGKQTEGPHVTEKAAVHLTALPEHVQCVVVSINMDVDAGLTCAALTHAELYMDCATGAAWTFRPPADPNIRAMVITELYHHRTNGQPIWKLRADGQGWADGLDGLARAHGVDIE; encoded by the coding sequence GTGCTCCTCGGGCAGCGGGTCGCGTACGAACTCTGGGCGCAGTGCTCGTTGCATGTCATCGCGTTCACCTTCGCCGGCGCGGACGCCGACCTGACCCTCTTCCTTACCGGCCCGGACGGCCGCGTGTCCGACGACCAGGACTTCGTCTTCTACAACCAGCCCTCTGCCGCCAACGGCGCGCCCCGCCTCCTGGGCAAGCAGACCGAAGGCCCTCACGTCACCGAGAAGGCTGCCGTACACCTCACCGCACTGCCGGAACACGTCCAATGCGTAGTCGTCTCCATCAACATGGACGTGGATGCCGGCCTGACCTGTGCCGCCCTCACGCACGCGGAGCTCTACATGGACTGTGCCACCGGCGCCGCCTGGACCTTCCGGCCCCCAGCGGATCCCAACATCCGCGCCATGGTCATCACTGAGCTCTACCACCACCGCACAAACGGCCAACCCATCTGGAAACTACGGGCTGACGGGCAAGGCTGGGCTGACGGCCTCGACGGACTCGCCCGCGCACACGGAGTCGACATCGAGTAA
- a CDS encoding vWA domain-containing protein: MTATNGTQRAPAISLSKVQERAPDLVSLYKAAGDSIRGHELEGVRAAVYLVLDRSGSMRPYYRDGTMQHLAEQVLSLSAHLDDDGIVPVVFFSTDVDGSTDLALGGHRGRINKLHENLGHMGRTNYHWAMDEVIDHYTKSGRRSPALVIFQTDGGPTSKPAAERYLCKAARLPLFWQFVGFGDPDSNEFTFLRKLDALAVPACRVVDNAGFFHAGRAPKATADHRLFDQLLHEFPDWLAAARTARIVQ; this comes from the coding sequence ATGACCGCGACGAACGGCACGCAGCGAGCACCAGCCATCAGCCTGTCCAAGGTGCAAGAACGTGCGCCCGACCTGGTCAGCCTGTACAAGGCCGCGGGCGACAGCATCCGCGGGCATGAGCTGGAGGGTGTGCGGGCCGCGGTGTACCTCGTGCTGGACCGGTCGGGGTCGATGCGGCCCTACTACCGGGACGGGACCATGCAGCATCTGGCTGAGCAGGTTCTGTCGCTGTCGGCTCATCTCGACGACGACGGGATCGTGCCGGTGGTGTTCTTCTCCACGGATGTCGACGGGTCCACTGACCTGGCGCTCGGCGGGCACCGCGGCCGCATCAACAAGCTGCACGAGAACCTCGGTCATATGGGGCGCACCAACTACCACTGGGCCATGGACGAGGTCATCGACCACTACACGAAGTCCGGCCGCCGCTCCCCCGCCCTGGTCATCTTCCAGACCGACGGCGGGCCCACCAGCAAGCCCGCCGCCGAACGCTACCTATGCAAGGCAGCACGCCTCCCCCTGTTCTGGCAGTTCGTCGGCTTCGGTGACCCTGACAGCAACGAGTTCACGTTCTTGCGGAAGCTGGATGCTCTCGCCGTGCCGGCCTGCCGCGTCGTCGACAACGCCGGCTTTTTCCACGCCGGCCGCGCCCCGAAGGCCACTGCCGACCACCGGCTCTTCGACCAACTGCTCCACGAATTCCCCGACTGGCTGGCCGCCGCCCGCACCGCCCGCATCGTGCAGTGA
- a CDS encoding IS5 family transposase (programmed frameshift), with protein sequence MGRGDLSNEGWARLGPGLPKNVGRDGRWKNHRQVINGILFRLRTGIPWWDLPTRFGKWKTVHDRHRRWSADGTWDRILRVVQGDADAEGRIDWSMVSVDSTVCRAHQHAAGARKQAPRKVGKRRPQPAQHRADEALGRSRDGLSTKIHLAGEGGLRPSAMLITPGQWGDAPQMIPVPERIHVPRPAGGHPRARPDHLNGDKAYSSRRNRRYLRRRQIKHTIPERKDQRANRQRRGSAGGRPTGFDQAIYKRRNEVERTINALKGFRAVATRFDKRAYVFHGTVTVATLRLWLRS encoded by the exons GTGGGGCGGGGTGACTTATCGAACGAAGGATGGGCTCGGCTGGGCCCTG GCTTGCCGAAGAACGTTGGCCGGGACGGACGTTGGAAGAATCATCGCCAGGTGATCAACGGGATCCTGTTCCGTCTGAGAACCGGCATCCCATGGTGGGATCTGCCGACTCGATTCGGGAAGTGGAAGACTGTACACGACAGGCATCGCCGCTGGTCGGCGGATGGTACGTGGGACAGGATTCTGCGAGTCGTCCAGGGCGATGCCGACGCGGAAGGCCGCATCGACTGGTCGATGGTGAGTGTGGACTCCACCGTGTGCCGTGCTCACCAGCACGCCGCCGGCGCACGCAAGCAGGCGCCGCGAAAAGTCGGGAAGCGTCGACCCCAGCCCGCCCAACACCGTGCAGATGAAGCCCTCGGCCGCTCACGCGACGGGCTGTCGACGAAGATCCACCTGGCCGGTGAGGGCGGACTGCGGCCGTCAGCCATGCTGATCACACCCGGACAATGGGGCGACGCCCCGCAGATGATCCCCGTCCCGGAACGCATTCACGTGCCCCGTCCGGCCGGCGGCCATCCCCGCGCCCGGCCGGACCACCTAAATGGCGACAAAGCGTACTCGTCACGCCGCAACCGCCGTTACCTGAGGCGTCGACAGATCAAGCACACGATTCCGGAGCGGAAGGATCAGCGGGCCAACCGCCAACGCCGAGGCAGCGCGGGCGGCCGACCTACCGGTTTCGACCAAGCGATCTACAAGCGTCGCAATGAAGTTGAGCGAACGATCAATGCCCTCAAGGGGTTCCGGGCCGTGGCCACCCGCTTCGACAAGCGAGCGTACGTTTTCCATGGAACGGTGACCGTTGCCACTTTGCGTCTTTGGCTCCGCTCGTGA
- a CDS encoding DUF1707 SHOCT-like domain-containing protein, with protein MTDGERGPELTSQGIVELRAGDADRESVAEQLRVAAGEGRIDLTELEERLDRAYAAKTYGELDVLVADLTQEQPSGSRSGAAEETLVLKTSLSNIKQNGRWTVPRKIIAECKMLSIVIDFTEAVCAHRDVTVEARCGTGTIQLIVPRGWAVRIDGSSTNTAHISNKATAPEDPTSPTLRIVGHPRAGHIKIKQIRRTR; from the coding sequence ATGACTGATGGGGAGCGGGGGCCGGAGTTGACGTCGCAGGGCATAGTGGAGCTGCGGGCAGGAGACGCCGACCGGGAGTCGGTTGCTGAGCAACTGCGGGTCGCCGCAGGTGAAGGCCGGATCGACCTTACCGAGTTGGAGGAGAGGCTCGATCGGGCTTACGCCGCGAAGACCTACGGCGAACTCGACGTGTTGGTGGCCGACCTGACGCAGGAGCAGCCTTCTGGTTCGCGTTCCGGCGCTGCCGAGGAAACGCTCGTCCTCAAGACCAGCCTGAGCAACATCAAACAGAACGGCCGCTGGACAGTTCCCCGGAAGATCATCGCCGAATGCAAAATGCTAAGCATCGTGATCGACTTCACCGAGGCGGTCTGTGCTCACCGGGACGTCACCGTCGAGGCACGTTGCGGAACCGGCACCATTCAGTTGATCGTCCCGCGGGGCTGGGCAGTACGGATCGACGGGTCGAGCACCAATACCGCTCACATCAGCAACAAGGCCACCGCGCCAGAGGATCCGACCTCCCCGACCCTCAGAATCGTCGGACACCCGCGAGCCGGCCACATCAAGATCAAGCAGATCCGCCGGACGCGATAG
- a CDS encoding cold shock domain-containing protein, protein MVTATVREWDDEEGWGVLDSPETPGGCFGHYADIQATGFRTLSAGQQVDLTWEAPGFKQDGYDYRAVSIVPRTV, encoded by the coding sequence ATGGTGACTGCGACTGTCCGCGAGTGGGACGACGAGGAAGGGTGGGGTGTTCTCGACTCACCCGAGACCCCCGGCGGCTGCTTCGGCCACTACGCCGACATCCAGGCGACCGGCTTCCGCACGCTGTCGGCCGGCCAGCAGGTCGACCTCACATGGGAAGCCCCTGGCTTCAAGCAGGACGGGTACGACTACCGCGCGGTGAGCATCGTTCCTCGGACTGTCTGA